The following proteins are encoded in a genomic region of Vicugna pacos chromosome 16, VicPac4, whole genome shotgun sequence:
- the HEXIM2 gene encoding protein HEXIM2 has translation MESHSEEEDPPGAGSGLAWSSRGPRTQSPGRCSVEAVLARKKHRRRSSKLSKRKRPWRPYLELSWAEKQQRDERQSQRASRVREEMFAKGQPVAPYNTTQFLMNDRDPEEPNLDVPQGASHPGSSGESEAGDGDGQGRAHGEFQQRDFSEAYERYHTESLQARSKQELVRDYLDLERRLSQAEEETKRLQQLQGCTSGQPCRQVEELAAEVERLRTENQRLRQENEMWNQEAGGRSGEPGT, from the coding sequence ATGGAGAGCCACTCAGAGGAGGAAGATCCTCCTGGGGCCGGTAGTGGCCTGGCCTGGAGCAGTCGGGGCCCCCGGACCCAGAGCCCAGGGCGCTGCTCAGTGGAAGCTGTACTGGCCCGAAAGAAGCACCGCCGGCGATCGTCAAAGCTTTCAAAGCGCAAGCGGCCCTGGCGGCCCTACCTGGAGCTGAGCTGGGCCGAGAAGCAGCAGCGGGATGAGAGGCAGAGCCAGAGGGCCTCCCGGGTCCGAGAGGAGATGTTTGCCAAAGGCCAGCCCGTGGCACCCTACAACACCACCCAGTTCCTGATGAATGACCGAGACCCCGAGGAGCCCAACCTGGATGTGCCCCAAGGGGCCTCCCACCCAGGCTCCAGTGGGGAAAGTGAGGCAGGGGATGGCGATGGGCAGGGCCGAGCCCACGGGGAGTTCCAGCAGAGGGATTTCTCAGAAGCCTACGAGCGCTATCACACCGAGAGCCTGCAGGCCCGCAGCAAGCAGGAGCTGGTGCGGGACTATCTTGATCTGGAGAGGCGGCTGTCACAGGCCGAAGAGGAGACAAAGAGGCTGCAGCAGCTGCAGGGGTGCACCAGCGGGCAGCCCTGTCGCCAGGTGGAGGAGCTGGCTGCCGAGGTCGAGAGGCTCCGGACGGAGAACCAGCGGCTTCGGCAGGAAAATGAGATGTGGAACCAAGAGGCCGGCGGCCGCAGTGGGGAGCCAGGCACCTAG